Proteins encoded by one window of Rhodamnia argentea isolate NSW1041297 chromosome 6, ASM2092103v1, whole genome shotgun sequence:
- the LOC115741570 gene encoding uncharacterized protein LOC115741570, with protein sequence MINGEGGGEESSGVASPDPFDARNSKGDGDRDGDGASPQSQYSSCGESELERYCSANSVMGTPSLCSSVNYTDCLESEFGSFRSSGVGDDGGLEGFSLGGRPDRNFGERRPESSVLGFCKDEVFKNEMKLSDSAIGVDSRDSEVFESTTPHGLRSTTVSDNSGEGGSEGGRVGNASDHGFTSGLSSGHNFLMDRGEWGREDEEGSSMCCLSEDEDSMYDGGSDDERRKDLSYLKKARHIQNRETMYGDVNPLVMNSSVAFGSDDWDDFVEEAGEPSVGSLMLDMVNGQRQLSHKSGCDVSDVGQMAQEDVADFPTASEELQGASQDVKGTLDQSLALFSSVQSWDSEHVQMKDGALLADGALAFIRSTGSLEGFSTAKIGSHNVCDSYQNNDRDIGIASNQVTVFDESEEYLNGCSITNVFEVDPDPIVERVHLELEGGLGSMEFSQAKERSSTELISYSDGQYLEVKEPELFDGKLDPLSEPKVDHFHENPSSLTLETEDIFESKGFMNSEDLMQDQTSQAKTETVELHEFIDDVIHDMEEILLDSAESPGSKFPVLTQDKKTSPPQLTLPSRDGGLTASTSGNDDFDTFKHKVMRIDGAEVIGARQKKGDVSISERLVGVKEYTVYRIKVWGGEDFWEVERRYRDFLTLYRRLKDIFADQGWILPSCWSSIDKESSNFFGSASPDVVAERSVIIQECLRSILHSRYFFGCHKALAWFLSPLDSHPGSPESNRLVHQSSFDSRGTNAEIASPLGKTISLILEIRPHKSIKQMLEAQHYYCSGCHRHFDDSKNLMTDFVQSLGWGRPRRCEYTGQLYCSSCHTNEAAVLPARVLHNWDFAEYPVCQLAKSYLDSINDQPMLCVSAVNPFLFSKVPALLHVMGLRKKIGSMLPCVRCPFRRSINRGLGSRRYLLESNDFFALRDLIDLSKGAFAALPVMLETVSRKILEHITEQCLICCDVGLPCGARQACNDPSSLIFPFQEDEVEKCKSCEQLYHKQCFKKLGTCPCRSQLELYESLESFKTGSDNASDEMNTALVLPRSRSGSVHTSGLLSGLFSKAKSGKSNDHRGGGGGGGGGGNVILMGSLPSTSL encoded by the exons ATGATAAATGGGGAGGGGGGTGGCGAGGAGTCCTCCGGAGTCGCCTCTCCCGATCCGTTCGATGCTCGGAACTCGAAGGGGGATGGCGATCGTGACGGCGATGGCGCTTCGCCGCAGTCCCAGTACTCGTCCTGTGGGGAATCTGAGTTGGAGCGGTACTGCAGCGCGAACTCGGTCATGGGGACGCCCAGCTTGTGCAGCTCTGTGAATTACACCGATTGTTTGGAGTCTGAGTTTGGGTCTTTCAGAAGCTCGGGGGTTGGAGATGATGGTGGTTTGGAGGGTTTTAGCTTGGGAGGGAGGCCTGACAGGAATTTTGGGGAGAGGAGACCTGAGTCTAGTGTTCTTGGGTTTTGTAAAGATGAAGTCTTTAAAAATGAGATGAAGTTAAGCGACAGTGCAATTGGGGTGGATTCACGCGATAGCGAGGTGTTTGAGAGTACTACACCTCATGGATTGAGGTCAACTACAGTTTCCGACAATTCAGGTGAAGGTGGTTCTGAGGGTGGTCGAGTTGGAAATGCTTCTGATCATGGTTTTACTAGTGGGTTGAGTTCTGGACACAATTTTCTTATGGATAGAGGAGAGTGGGGGAGGGAGGATGAAGAAGGATCAAGCATGTGTTGCCTCTCAGAAGACGAGGATTCGATGTATGACGGCGGTTCAGATGATGAGCGAAGGAAGGATCTTTCTTACTTAAAGAAAGCACGGCATATTCAGAATCGGGAAACAATGTATGGGGATGTGAATCCACTGGTTATGAACTCCTCTGTTGCCTTTGGTTCAGATGACTGGGATGATTTTGTTGAAGAAGCTGGCGAACCTTCAGTTGGTTCATTGATGTTGGATATGGTGAATGGGCAGAGACAACTTAGTCACAAGAGTGGGTGCGACGTTTCAGATGTTGGGCAAATGGCACAAGAAGATGTGGCAGACTTCCCCACAGCCAGTGAAGAACTTCAAGGTGCTTCTCAAGATGTTAAAGGCACCCTTGACCAATCTTTGGCTCTGTTTTCCTCTGTGCAATCATGGGATTCGGAGCATGTCCAAATGAAGGATGGTGCCTTGCTCGCTGATGGAGCGCTAGCCTTTATTAGGTCGACAGGAAGCCTAGAAGGTTTTTCCACGGCCAAAATCGGTTCTCATAATGTCTGTGATTCATATCAAAACAATGACAGGGACATTGGTATCGCCAGCAATCAAGTCACTGTATTTGATGAATCAGAAGAGTATCTGAACGGTTGTTCCATCACCAACGTCTTTGAAGTGGATCCAGACCCAATAGTAGAGAGAGTTCATTTAGAACTAGAAGGAGGTCTCGGCTCTATGGAGTTTAGCCAGGCGAAAGAGCGTAGTAGCACTGAGCTCATTAGCTATAGTGATGGTCAATATTTGGAGGTGAAAGAGCCTGAGCTTTTTGATGGGAAACTGGACCCACTTTCTGAACCAAAAGTGGATCATTTTCATGAGAATCCATCCTCATTGACTTTGGAAACTGAAGATATCTTTGAATCAAAGGGTTTCATGAACTCAGAAGATCTCATGCAAGACCAAACTTCACAGGCTAAG ACAGAGACAGTTGAACTGCATGAGTTCATTGATGATGTTATTCACGATATGGAAGAAATTCTACTTGATTCTGCCGAGTCTCCTGGATCCAAGTTTCCAGTTCTCACTCAGGATAAGAAGACTTCTCCACCGCAGTTGACTCTACCCTCAAGAGATGGTGGGTTGACTGCTTCCACCTCTGGCAATGATGATTTTGACACATTTAAGCACAAAGTGATGAGAATCGATGGGGCTGAAGTGATTGGGGCAAGGCAGAAGAAGGGGGATGTCTCAATCAGTGAAAGACTGGTTGGCGTGAAGGAATATACGGTGTACCGAATAAAGGTGTGGGGTGGCGAGGATTTTTGGGAAGTTGAAAGGCGATACCGTGATTTTTTAACCCTCTACCGTCGGTTGAAAGACATATTTGCTGACCAAGGCTGGATTCTTCCTTCTTGCTGGTCCTCGATAGACAAAGAATCCAGCAATTTCTTTGGAAGTGCCTCTCCTGATGTTGTTGCAGAGAGAAGTGTTATAATTCAAGAGTGTCTACGCTCTATTCTCCACTCCAGATATTTCTTTGGCTGCCATAAGGCACTCGCATGGTTTTTGTCTCCTTTAGATTCACATCCAGGATCTCCTGAATCAAATAGACTGGTTCATCAGTCTTCATTTGATTCTAGAGGGACAAATGCAGAAATCGCATCTCCTTTAGGGAAGACAATTTCACTCATTCTTGAAATTCGTCCACACAAATCAATAAAACAGATGCTAGAAGCTCAGCATTATTATTGCTCTGGATGCCACAGACATTTTGATGACAGCAAGAATCTAATGACAGACTTTGTGCAGTCATTAGGCTGGGGTAGGCCTCGGCGATGTGAATACACGGGTCAGTTGTACTGTTCTTCCTGCCATACAAATGAGGCTGCGGTCTTACCTGCAAGAGTGTTGCACAATTGGGATTTTGCAGAGTATCCAGTTTGTCAATTGGCCAAGTCATATCTGGACTCGATTAATGACCAA CCCATGCTTTGTGTCAGTGCGGTAAAcccttttctcttctcaaagGTTCCAGCCCTTCTCCATGTCATGGGTCTTAGGAAAAAGATAGGATCTATGCTGCCTTGTGTTCGCTGCCCATTTCGGAGGTCCATCAACAGAGGACTTGGGTCACGCAGATATCTTCTGGAGAGCAATGATTTTTTTGCCCTAAGAGATCTGATCGATCTTTCTAAAGGGGCATTTGCAG CTCTCCCGGTGATGCTGGAAACTGTCTCAAGGAAGATCCTGGAGCATATTACAGAGCAGTGCCTCATATGTTGTGATGTTGGACTCCCCTGTGGCGCCAGACAAGCCTGCAACGACCCTTCCTCactcatttttcctttccag GAAGACGAGGTTGAAAAGTGTAAATCTTGTGAACAATTGTACCACAAGCAATGCTTCAAAAAGCTTGGGACATGCCCATGTCGGTCACAACTGGAGTTGTACGAGTCTCTAGAATCCTTTAAGACGGGAAGTGACAATGCTAGTGATGAGATGAATACAGCTCTAGTTTTGCCAAGAAGTAGATCAGGTTCTGTACATACTTCTGGTCTACTTTCTGGACTTTTCTCTAAGGCCAAATCTGGTAAGTCGAATGACcatagaggaggaggaggaggaggaggaggaggaggcaatgTTATTCTAATGGGTTCTCTCCCGAGCACTTCTCTGTAA
- the LOC125315483 gene encoding probable metal-nicotianamine transporter YSL11 — translation MICPFVITYSQMLGAILSSGILWPYIETKSGDWYPADAPTALSGTQAYKLFIGLSIIIGEGAYNLVKIIVIGLIKHKNNENSSALPVENPFRGKNPVPYDEEVRNKSFLKDQIPKKVGIVGYVCYFAITMTSVAVFPFIFPSLKWHHVLTLYLISPLLGFCRAYVTGLSDMSISMFYRKPVILTFGFWAGKSSGSILVALAACGILLHFVEAASNMMESFKLGYKTLSSPKSLFLSQLIGTLVGCFVSPCIFLYIKNHHPVGFGTSDSVFSASWAISDRADAMDAANGFSTLPKHCLSLSLAFFVAAILVSMVRDSMPKKWKSLIPIPMVFAVPFYVGAYLSIDMSVGYLIFYLWRRKNKAQAEGFAPFVGSALMFGDGLWLFPSTVLSMKNIVAPMCMRFLSKEMSAQVETCLSSGS, via the exons ATGATATGCCCCTTCGTCATAACCTATTCACAAATGCTCGGGGCAATCCTCTCGTCGGGTATATTGTGGCCTTACATAGAGACCAAGAGTGGTGACTGGTATCCTGCAGACGCTCCCACAGCTCTAAGCGGTACTCAAGCTTATAAA CTCTTCATTGGCCTCTCCATCATAATCGGTGAAGGAGCTTATAACCTTGTAAAGATCATTGTTATTGGGTTGATCAAGCATAAGAACAATGAAAATTCTTCTGCTTTGCCTGTGGAGAACCCCTTCCGTGGGAAAAACCCTGTCCCCTATGATGAAGAGGTTAGAAACAAGTCCTTCCTCAAGGACCAAATTCCAAAGAAAGTGGGAATCGTCGGCTATGTCTGCTATTTCGCAATTACTATGACATCCGTAGCAGTATTCCCATTCATCTTCCCTAGTCTCAAATGGCACCACGTGCTGACCCTGTACCTGATATCCCCCTTGTTAGGATTCTGCAGAGCCTACGTGACCGGTTTGTCCGACATGTCGATATCAATGTTTTATAGGAAGCCGGTCATCTTAACCTTCGGTTTCTGGGCTGGAAAGTCCAGCGGCAGCATCCTAGTCGCGCTCGCCGCTTGTGGGATACTCCTGCATTTCGTGGAGGCAGCTTCCAATATGATGGAGTCCTTCAAACTAGGGTACAAGACACTTTCCTCCCCCAAATCCCTATTCTTGAGCCAACTGATTGGGACTTTAGTGGGCTGTTTTGTCTCTCCATGCATCTTCTTGTACATCAAGAACCACCACCCAGTTGGGTTTGGAACATCAGATTCCGTGTTTTCAGCTTCCTGGGCCATCAGCGATAGAGCTGACGCCATGGATGCAGCAAACGGGTTCTCGACACTGCCAAAGCATTGCCTCAGCCTTTCTCTGGCGTTCTTTGTTGCGGCCATTCTAGTCAGCATGGTCAGAGACTCGATGCCGAAGAAGTGGAAGAGCTTGATACCGATCCCCATGGTGTTTGCCGTGCCGTTCTACGTCGGAGCATATCTCAGCATTGACATGTCTGTCGGGTACTTGATTTTCTACCtttggaggaggaagaacaaGGCCCAAGCCGAGGGGTTTGCTCCTTTCGTCGGGTCCGCACTGATGTTTGGGGACGGACTGTGGTTGTTTCCTAGTACAGTACTCAGTATGAAGAACATAGTTGCACCAATGTGCATGAGATTCCTGTCCAAGGAGATGAGCGCTCAAGTTGAAACTTGCCTCAGCAGTGGTTCTTGA
- the LOC115741599 gene encoding probable metal-nicotianamine transporter YSL7: MKVTEAGEKIDLNQKDWPLNYNKLKEENGNEEKPRELHSVEFLFKDKEIPPWQSQLTLRAVVVSCAMGAFLTIFVVKMDLMFGVIPPVNLFAGFLGFLLIKTWTKLVSAAGFVGQQFTRQENAVIQICVNAAISTAYNGGFASYLIAMSDTVAKQFPEPFNADDIKNPSFGWMTVLLLLSSTAGLLTILPFRKVETYSLTMLTQVGKLA; this comes from the exons ATGAAGGTGACCGAGGCCGGTGAAAAGATCGACCTCAACCAAAAAGATTGGCCTCTGAATTATAATAAGCTGAAGGAAGAGAACGGGAATGAAGAGAAACCACGCGAATTGCATTCTGTAGAGTTCTTGTTCAAAGACAAGGAGATCCCGCCATGGCAAAGCCAACTCACATTGAGAGCTGTAGTTGTGAGTTGCGCAATGGGAGCTTTCTTAACCATTTTCGTCGTCAAGATGGACCTGATGTTCGGGGTAATCCCTCCAGTGAACCTCTTTGCTGGATTCTTAGGCTTCCTCCTCATAAAGACATGGACAAAGTTAGTGAGCGCAGCTGGCTTCGTGGGTCAGCAATTCACGAGGCAAGAGAATGCCGTCATTCAAATATGCGTTAACGCGGCCATCAGCACTGCTTATAATG GAGGCTTTGCAAGCTATCTTATTGCCATGAGTGACACTGTCGCGAAGCAATTCCCCGAACCATTCAATGCTGATGACATCAAGAATCCCAGCTTCGGGTGGATGACAGTGCTTCTTTTGCTCTCTAGTACTGCCGGCCTACTCACTATATTGCCTTTTCGAAAG GTGGAGACCTACTCTCTCACAATGCTCACACAAGTTGGCAAGTTAGCTTGA
- the LOC115741598 gene encoding probable metal-nicotianamine transporter YSL7 codes for MKVIEDGEKIDLSQNDWPLKYNKLEEDMGNEVKPHELHCIEFLFKDEEIPPWQSQLTLRAVVASCAMGAFLTIFVVKMDLMFGMIPPVNLFAGFFGFLFISTWTKLLSAAGFQGQPFTRQENAVIQICVNAIISIAYSGGFASYLFAMSDIVAKQMPGPVDPSDIKNPSFGWMTLLLLLSSSAGVFTPLPLRNTKSGDWYPAKVAPRTLSGLQAYKVFIGLSIIIGDGVYNLIKIIVVGLLKHKNNSALPVAANSFTGNTPASYDEEVRSKAFLKDQIPKRVAIGGYVVIATISVAVLPFIFPSLKWYHVLTLYLISPLLGFCRVYVTALTDMSVSSVLGRMAILIFGSWTGMSSGSVLAGLAACGALMHLVDAASNMMETFKLGYMTLSSPKSLFLSQLIGTLVGCLVSPYIFLYFKNHYPNGFGTPDSMFPASWASSQRAAAMRATNGFSTLPKHCLSLSLAFFFVAILVSLLRDSMPKKWKHLIPIPMAFAVPFNVGAYLSIDMCVGYLVFYLWRRKNKAQAEALAPFVGSALMFGDGLWWFPSTILRMRNIIAPMCMRFLSKEMSAQVENCLNGGS; via the exons ATGAAGGTGATTGAGGATGGTGAAAAGATCGACCTCAGCCAAAATGATTGGCCTCTGAAGTATAATAAGCTGGAGGAAGACATGGGGAATGAAGTGAAACCGCACGAATTGCATTGCATAGAGTTCTTATTCAAAGACGAGGAGATCCCGCCATGGCAAAGCCAACTCACATTGAGAGCTGTAGTTGCGAGTTGTGCAATGGGAGCTTTCTTGACCATTTTTGTCGTCAAGATGGACCTGATGTTCGGGATGATCCCTCCGGTGAACCTCTTCGCCGGATTCTTCGGTTTCCTCTTCATCTCGACATGGACAAAGTTGTTGAGTGCAGCTGGCTTCCAGGGCCAGCCGTTCACGAGGCAAGAGAACGCTGTCATTCAAATATGCGTTAACGCCATCATCAGCATTGCTTATAGTG GAGGCTTTGCAAGCTATCTTTTTGCCATGAGTGACATTGTGGCGAAGCAAATGCCCGGGCCGGTCGATCCTAGTGACATAAAGAATCCCAGCTTCGGGTGGATGACACTGCTGCTTTTGCTCTCTAGCTCTGCCGGCGTATTCACTCCGTTGCCTCTTCGAAAT ACCAAGAGTGGTGACTGGTATCCTGCAAAAGTTGCTCCCAGAACTCTCAGCGGCCTCCAAGCttataag GTCTTCATTGGCCTCTCCATCATAATTGGTGATGGAGTCTACAACCTGATAAAGATAATTGTTGTTGGGTTGCTCAAGCATAAAAACAATTCTGCTTTGCCTGTTGCTGCGAACTCCTTCACTGGAAACACCCCTGCCTCCTATGATGAAGAGGTCAGATCCAAAGCCTTCCTCAAGGACCAAATTCCAAAGAGAGTGGCGATCGGCGGCTATGTCGTGATAGCTACTATATCCGTAGCAGTATTGCCATTCATCTTCCCTAGTCTCAAATGGTACCATGTGTTGACCCTGTACCTGATATCCCCACTATTAGGATTCTGCAGAGTCTACGTGACCGCTTTAACCGACATGTCCGTATCGTCGGTTCTTGGGAGGATGGCCATCTTAATCTTTGGTTCGTGGACTGGAATGTCCAGCGGCAGTGTCCTAGCCGGGCTCGCTGCTTGTGGGGCACTGATGCATCTTGTGGATGCAGCTTCCAATATGATGGAGACCTTCAAACTAGGGTACATGACACTTTCCTCCCCCAAATCTCTCTTCTTGAGCCAACTGATTGGGACTTTAGTGGGCTGCTTGGTCTCCCCTTACATCTTCTTGTACTTCAAGAACCACTACCCAAATGGATTTGGTACGCCTGATTCCATGTTCCCAGCTTCCTGGGCCAGCAGTCAGAGAGCCGCTGCCATGCGCGCCACAAATGGGTTCTCGACACTGCCAAAGCATTGCCTCAGTCTTTCTCTTGCATTCTTTTTCGTGGCCATTCTCGTCAGCTTGCTCAGAGACTCGATGCCGAAGAAGTGGAAGCATTTGATACCGATACCGATGGCTTTCGCCGTGCCGTTCAACGTTGGAGCTTATCTCAGCATTGACATGTGCGTTGGGTACTTGGTGTTCTACCtgtggaggaggaagaacaaGGCCCAAGCTGAGGCATTGGCTCCTTTTGTTGGGTCTGCACTGATGTTTGGTGATGGGCTGTGGTGGTTTCCTAGTACCATACTCAGGATGAGGAACATAATTGCACCAATGTGCATGAGGTTTCTGTCCAAGGAGATGAGTGCTCAAGTTGAAAATTGCCTCAATGGTGGTTCTTAA
- the LOC115741597 gene encoding probable metal-nicotianamine transporter YSL7 — protein MSSTEDGEKIQMDRQDWPCDYKTLAPETSANNEEKPRELHSVEFILKGKEVPPWQRQLTLRALVVSCAMGAFWTIYILKMDLILNFIPPVNLFGGAFSFVFISMWTKLLNATGLLSQPFTRQENTVVQTCVDSIVSIALSGGFSSYLFAMSDTVAKQSPGPVDPYDIKNPSLGWMILFLFLTSSAGLLSILPLRRFMLIDKKLTYPTGYATGNIINSFHTPQIGKLNGSFNFAFHSSYIGVGMMSPFVITYSQLLGAILASGILWPYIDTKKGDWYPADATARRLSGPRAYRVYFSLAIITGDAVYNMIKFIVIGLFKNKKISNAAGSPFAEDPFHEKSPVSYDEEVRTKAFLEDLIPNEVAVGGYVAIASISTAVFPFIFPPLKWYYILIIYLIAPILGFCKAYAAGLTDMSITSNLGKLAIFTFASWAGKARGSVLVGLAACGVIMNSVDGASDVMESFKVGYMTLSSPKSLLLSKLIGTLMGCVISPSIFLYLRSHNPGFGTPQSRFSAAWSGSFREAATHATGGFSTLPKHCLELSLAFFLAAILVDLLRDSMPKKWRNVIPIPVAFAVPFYIGAYITVDMCVGYLIFYIWRGKNKVQAETFAPLVGSAFIFADGLWLFPVSVLNMKKITAPMCMRFWPKQMDSQVETCLNSDSLMSLSSHFPIGVRSSISNPRFQPAGDALAPMLLVRGLVAGLARAMIKYAKKAEGLVDRVDNVGTGGYGASTVKHVDQCFYTCCSLRCNRVAKVTLISA, from the exons ATGAGCAGCACCGAGGATGGAGAAAAGATCCAGATGGACCGTCAGGATTGGCCCTGCGATTACAAGACGTTGGCACCAGAGACGTCGGCTAACAATGAAGAGAAGCCGCGGGAATTGCATTCCGTGGAGTTCATACTCAAAGGGAAGGAGGTCCCTCCGTGGCAGAGACAGCTTACATTGAGAGCTCTAGTTGTGAGCTGTGCCATGGGAGCTTTCTGGACCATTTATATCCTGAAGATGGACCTGATATTAAACTTCATCCCTCCCGTGAATCTCTTCGGCGGAGCCTTCAGTTTCGTCTTCATATCTATGTGGACGAAGCTGCTAAATGCAACCGGCTTGTTGAGTCAGCCGTTCACGAGGCAAGAGAATACCGTCGTTCAAACGTGCGTCGATTCCATCGTCAGCATCGCTTTGAGTG GAGGCTTTTCGAGCTATCTTTTCGCCATGAGCGACACTGTCGCAAAGCAAAGTCCAGGACCAGTCGATCCATATGATATCAAGAATCCCAGCTTGGGGTGGATGATActgtttctctttctcactaGCTCCGCCGGTCTATTATCTATATTGCCTCTTCGAAGG TTCATGCTCATTGACAAGAAGTTGACATACCCAACTGGATATGCAACAGGTAATATAATAAATAGCTTCCACACTCCTCAGATAGGCAAATTGAATGGCAG CTTCAATTTCGCCTTCCATTCATCATATATTGGTGTTGGAATGATGTCCCCCTTCGTGATAACCTATTCCCAATTGCTTGGTGCAATTCTCGCCTCGGGTATATTGTGGCCTTACATAGACACCAAGAAGGGTGACTGGTATCCTGCAGATGCCACTGCCAGAAGGCTCAGCGGCCCCCGAGCTTATCGG GTCTACTTTAGCCTCGCCATCATAACTGGCGATGCGGTCTACAACATGATAAAGTTCATCGTCATCGGGTTGTTCAAGAATAAGAAAATCAGCAATGCCGCCGGTTCGCCTTTCGCCGAGGATCCCTTCCATGAGAAGTCACCTGTCTCCTATGATGAAGAGGTCAGAACAAAGGCCTTCCTCGAGGACCTAATCCCGAACGAAGTGGCTGTCGGCGGCTACGTGGCCATCGCCAGCATATCCACCGCGGTCTTCCCTTTCATCTTCCCTCCTCTCAAATGGTACTACATCTTGATCATATACCTGATCGCCCCAATCCTGGGGTTCTGCAAGGCGTACGCCGCCGGCTTAACCGACATGTCCATAACGTCAAACCTGGGGAAGCTGGCCATCTTCACCTTCGCCTCATGGGCCGGGAAGGCCCGGGGCAGTGTCCTGGTCGGGCTCGCAGCATGCGGGGTTATCATGAACTCGGTGGACGGGGCTTCTGACGTGATGGAGAGCTTCAAAGTTGGGTACATGACACTTTCTTCCCCCAAATCCCTCTTGCTGAGCAAACTGATCGGGACTTTGATGGGGTGTGTGATCTCCCCGTCCATCTTCCTGTACCTCAGGAGCCACAACCCCGGGTTCGGGACGCCGCAATCCCGGTTCTCGGCTGCTTGGTCTGGCAGCTTCCGAGAAGCCGCCACGCACGCGACAGGCGGGTTCTCGACGCTGCCGAAGCACTGCCTCGAGCTCTCCCTGGCCTTCTTCCTCGCGGCCATTCTCGTCGACCTGCTCAGGGATTCGATGCCGAAGAAGTGGAGGAACGTGATACCGATCCCTGTGGCGTTCGCCGTGCCGTTCTACATCGGAGCTTACATCACCGTGGACATGTGCGTCGGGTACCTGATCTTCTACATCTGGAGGGGGAAGAACAAGGTCCAAGCAGAGACGTTCGCGCCCCTTGTCGGGTCTGCTTTCATATTCGCAGATGGGCTGTGGCTGTTCCCCGTCTCTGTGCTCAATATGAAGAAGATAACTGCGCCAATGTGCATGAGATTTTGGCCCAAGCAGATGGATTCTCAAGTAGAAACTTGCCTCAACAGTG ACAGCCTCATGTCTCTCTCTTCCCATTTTCCCATCGGAGTCAGGTCATCGATCTCCAACCCGCGATTTCAGCCAGCCGGAGATGCACTCGCGCCAATGCTGCTCGTGCGAGGATTAGTTGCAGGCTTGGCAAGGGCGATGATCAAGTATGCTAAGAAAGCAGAAGGATTAGTTGACAGGGTAGACAATGTCGGAACAGGCGGCTATGGCGCTAGCACTGTCAAACATGTCGACCAGTGCTTCTACACTTGCTGCAGCTTGCGGTGTAACAGAGTTGCGAAGGTGACATTGATCTCCGCATGA